Proteins encoded in a region of the Panicum hallii strain FIL2 chromosome 3, PHallii_v3.1, whole genome shotgun sequence genome:
- the LOC112885470 gene encoding putative cyclin-dependent kinase F-2 yields the protein MACKTQRAQAAGATAAAERKKRREMARAAAAAASPRAPLAVKTSTTSRYEKMEAVGAGAFGVVYRARDRRTGEIVAMKCLNADDFDDGPLGSMFADEVGALEACRGVPCVVQLRDSCRRDPATGEAFIVMEFVGPALRDAARGGRSGGVRRHSEGEARRIARQLLAGAAGMHAAGLMHRDLKPDNVLVDARGGLKICDLGRSRATADGPPYSNPVVARNYRAPELLLGRTDYDAGIDAWAIGCIVAELLAGNLLFYGDSNKEHLSEVLNVLGTNDIREWSRCPDRLPSGCGPTSFLPDLFPSSPELAMAIGRPSLSEAGFEVLSGLLRCNPEKRMTAAHALKHRWFEEA from the coding sequence ATGGCGTGCAAGACGCAACGAGCCCAGGCCGCCGGCGCCACTGCCGCCGCGGAGCGCAAGAAGCGTAGAGAGATGGCGcgtgccgcggcggcggcagcgtctCCCCGCGCCCCGCTCGCCGTCAAAACGAGCACCACCAGCCGCTACGAGAAGATGGAGGCGGTCGGCGCGGGCGCCTTCGGCGTCGTGTACCGCGCGCGGGACCGCCGCACCGGCGAGATCGTGGCGATGAAGTGCCTGAACGCGGACGACTTCGACGACGGCCCCCTCGGCTCCATGTTCGCGGACGAGGTCGGCGCGCTCGAGGCCTGCCGCGGCGTCCCGTGCGTCGTGCAGCTGCGTGACTCCTGCCGCCGCGACCCGGCCACCGGCGAGGCCTTCATCGTCATGGAGTTCGTCGGGCCGGCGCTCAGGGACGCCGCGAGGGgcggccggagcggcggcgtgcggcggcacAGCGAGGGCGAGGCGCGCCGGATCGCGCGGCAgctcctcgccggcgccgcgggcATGCACGCTGCCGGCCTCATGCACCGGGACCTGAAGCCGGACAACGTCCTCGTCGACGCCCGCGGCGGCCTCAAGATCTGCGACCTCGGGAGGTCGCGCGCCACGGCCGACGGCCCGCCGTACTCGAACCCCGTCGTGGCGCGGAACTACCGCGCGCCGGAGCTCCTCCTCGGGCGCACCGACTACGACGCGGGGATCGACGCGTGGGCGATCGGCTGCATCGTGGCCGAgctcctcgccgggaacctccTCTTCTACGGCGACTCGAACAAGGAGCATCTCAGCGAGGTGCTCAACGTTCTTGGCACGAACGACATCAGGGAGTGGAGCCGCTGCCCCGACCGCCTGCCGAGCGGCTGCGGACCGACAAGCTTTCTGCCCGACCTGTTCCCAAGCAGTCCCGAGCTGGCCATGGCGATCGGCCGGCCGTCGCTGTCAGAGGCGGGGTTCGAAGTCCTGAGCGGGCTCCTGAGGTGCAACCCGGAGAAGCGGATGACGGCGGCACACGCGCTCAAGCACCGGTGGTTTGAGGAAGCTTGA